In Oreochromis aureus strain Israel breed Guangdong linkage group 20, ZZ_aureus, whole genome shotgun sequence, the following are encoded in one genomic region:
- the LOC120435298 gene encoding uncharacterized protein LOC120435298 isoform X2: protein MFKKVLQYVRTEKIGTPGTVIGMVGMAFFLRSMMCACKGRTFECNEIIVVPVFLVFFLMLLMDQTFRSTAKHASTFLCLVVKRVIRAFLISLLWIVALLIFTDWYGCCNTDENTSKLFCKTWGVTTEEEAQKTEVQIKSKLTGYSLLLGMTVVAFFMTWSGWRKWFVKKFSCCNKKTFYYKLILEEEKKVLEELLRKEANETLTKEIMSNIKRKDWDGCFNVAQQMINKAKHQKPEATNQQINWISEGSSNRGGQHHQAAAHQQAQNYELDAVAQENKDTMPLFDESA, encoded by the exons ATGTTTAAAAAAGTCCTGCAATATGTTCGTACTGAAAAAATCGGGACTCCCGGGACAGTCATCGGGATGGTCGGCATGGCTTTCTTTCTGCGGAGTATGATGTGCGCTTGCAAAGGGCGCACTTTTGAATGCAATGAAATCATCGTCGTGCctgtttttttagtgtttttcctGATGCTCCTGATGGACCAGACATTTCGGAGCACCGCGAAACATGCATCCACGTTTTTGTGCCTTGTAGTCAAGCGCGTAATCAGAGCGTTTCTAATCAGTCTGCTGTGGATTGTAGCATTGTTGATTTTCACAGATTGGTATGGTTGCTGTAACACTGATGAAAACACGAGCAAGCTGTTCTGCAAAACCTGGGGCGTCACAACTGAAGAAGAAGCTCAAAAAACTGAAGTGCAAATCAAGTCCAAG CTTACTGGTTACTCTCTGCTCCTGGGCATGACTGTTGTCGCTTTCTTCATGACTTGGAGTGGATGGAGAAAATGGTTTGTAAAAAAATTCAGTTGTTGCAACAAGAAAACGTTTTACTACAAACTGATTttggaagaagagaaaaaagttcTGGAGGAGCTTTTGAGGAAAGAAGCAAATGAAACTCTGACTAAAGAAATTATGAGCAACATAAAAAGGAAAGACTGGGACGGCTGTTTTAATGTTGCTCAACAAATGATCAATAAAGCAAAACATCAAAAACCAGAAGCAACCAACCAGCAGATCAACTGGATCAGTGAGGGGAGCTCCAACAGAGGGGGACAGCATCATCAAGCAGCAGCACATCAGCAG GCACAAAACTATGAACTTGATGCTGTGGCACAAG